A single window of Zea mays cultivar B73 chromosome 10, Zm-B73-REFERENCE-NAM-5.0, whole genome shotgun sequence DNA harbors:
- the LOC103642732 gene encoding uncharacterized protein, whose protein sequence is MSQAWSSTARSQRRSTARDVVEPRPLAVVAAGTVPIGIDLEAPIDDVTGLPLIMCPDCKDVRVFAANTTYSNNVGRRRRTIEMSGTCDRFWFEEEYLVFLQDNGYLPSASFTIAAGSTTKVPELVGKIDSLEQNLNKVTEMVSKNRDGMGSLICLVCGCVNVIVLLVFAIFLVVAFVLK, encoded by the exons ATGTCGCAGGCCTGGTCATCAACTGCGCGCTCTCAGCGGCGAAGCACAGCTAGGGATGTCGTAGAACCCAGACCCCTTGCTGTTGTTGCTGCAGGAACTGTGCCCATTGGCATCGATCTGGAGGCGCCGATCGATGATGTGACCGGGTTGCCGTTGATAATGTGCCCAGATTGCAAGGATGTGAGGGTGTTTGCTGCTAATACCACGTACTCCAATAATgttggaaggagaagaagaaccaTAGAAATGTCA GGGACATGTGATAGGTTTTGGTTCGAGGAAGAATATTTGGTGTTCCTTCAGGATAATGGATATCTACCGTCAGCATCCTTCACCATTGCAGCAGGTTCGACAACCAAGGTTCCTGAGCTCGTGGGAAAAATTGACAGCTTAGAGCAAAATCTGAACAAGGTGACGGAAATGGTTAGCAAGAACAGAGATGGCATGGGAAGCTTGATTTGTCTCGTGTGTGGATGTGTGAATGTAATAGTACTCCTGGTGTTTGCCATCTTCTTGGTTGTAGCTTTTGTGTTGAAGTAG